One Brachyhypopomus gauderio isolate BG-103 chromosome 15, BGAUD_0.2, whole genome shotgun sequence genomic region harbors:
- the actr2b gene encoding actin-related protein 2-B isoform X1, protein MDSQGRKVVVCDNGTGFVKCGYAGSNFPEHIFPALVGRPIIRSTAKVGNIEIKNNKKMDLMVGDEASELRSMLEVNYPMENGIVRNWDDMKHLWDYTFGPEKLNIDSRNCKILLTEPPMNPTKNREKIVEVMFETYQFSGVYIAIQAVLTLYAQGLLTGVVVDSGDGVTHICPVYEGFSLPHLTRRLDIAGRDITRYLIKLLLLRGYAFNHSADFETVRMMKEKLCYVGYNIEQEQKLALETTVLVESYTLPDGRVIKVGGERFEAPEALFQPHLINVEGVGVAELLFNTIQAADIDTRAEFYKHIVLSGGSTMYPGLPSRLERELKQLYLERVLKGDVEKLSKFKIRIEDPPRRKHMVFLGGAVLADIMKDKDNFWLTREEYQEKGVRVLEKLGVTVR, encoded by the exons ATGGACAGCCAAGGACGGAAAGTGGTGGTTTGTGATAACGGGACTGGG TTTGTAAAGTGTGGCTATGCAGGTTCCAACTTTCCGGAGCACATCTTTCCTGCGCTGGTGGGCAGGCCCATCATCCGTTCTACTGCTAAAGTTGGCAACATTGAGATTAAG AATAACAAAAAGATG GACCTGATGGTGGGGGACGAGGCGAGCGAGCTGCGCTCCATGCTGGAGGTGAACTACCCCATGGAGAACGGCATCGTGCGCAACTGGGACGACATGAAGCACCTGTGGGACTACACCTTCGGCCCCGAGAAGCTGAACATAGACTCGCGCAACTGCAAGATCCTCCTGACGGAGCCGCCCATGAACCCCACCAAGAACCGCGAGAAGATCGTGGAG GTGATGTTTGAGACGTACCAGTTCTCTGGGGTTTATATTGCCATTCAGGCTGTCCTCACATTGTATGCCCAAG gTCTCTTgacgggggtggtggtggattCAGGTGATGGAGTCACCCATATTTGCCCCGTGTATGAGggcttctctcttcctcacctgaCGCGCAGGCTGGACATCGCAGGAAGAGACATCACTCGATATCTTATAAAG CTACTGCTGCTTCGAGGCTACGCCTTCAACCACTCGGCGGACTTCGAGACGGTGCGCATGATGAAGGAGAAGCTGTGCTACGTGGGCTACAACATCGAGCAGGAGCAGAAACTGGCGCTGGAGACCACCGTGCTGGTGGAGTCCTACACG CTCCCCGATGGTAGGGTGATCAAAGTGGGAGGGGAGCGCTTCGAGGCCCCAGAGGCTCTGTTCCAGCCCCACCTGATTAACGTGGAGGGGGTCGGCGTGGCGGAGCTACTCTTCAACACCATTCAGGCCGCAGACATCGACACCAG GGCTGAGTTTTATAAACACATCGTCCTCTCTGGAGGTTCCACCATGTATCCTGGCCTGCCCTCTCGGCTGGAGAGAGAGCTGAAGCAGCTCTACCTGGAGCGGGTGCTGAAGGGAGACGTCGAGAAGCTCTCG AAATTCAAGATCCGCATCGAGGACCCGCCACGGCGCAAACACATGGTGTTCCTGGGCGGGGCCGTGCTGGCCGACATCATGAAAGACAAAGACAACTTCTGGCTGACGAGGGAGGAGTATCAGGAGAAAGGAGTGCGGGTACTGGAGAAGCTGGGCGTCACAGTCAGATAA
- the actr2b gene encoding actin-related protein 2-B isoform X2 gives MDSQGRKVVVCDNGTGFVKCGYAGSNFPEHIFPALVGRPIIRSTAKVGNIEIKDLMVGDEASELRSMLEVNYPMENGIVRNWDDMKHLWDYTFGPEKLNIDSRNCKILLTEPPMNPTKNREKIVEVMFETYQFSGVYIAIQAVLTLYAQGLLTGVVVDSGDGVTHICPVYEGFSLPHLTRRLDIAGRDITRYLIKLLLLRGYAFNHSADFETVRMMKEKLCYVGYNIEQEQKLALETTVLVESYTLPDGRVIKVGGERFEAPEALFQPHLINVEGVGVAELLFNTIQAADIDTRAEFYKHIVLSGGSTMYPGLPSRLERELKQLYLERVLKGDVEKLSKFKIRIEDPPRRKHMVFLGGAVLADIMKDKDNFWLTREEYQEKGVRVLEKLGVTVR, from the exons ATGGACAGCCAAGGACGGAAAGTGGTGGTTTGTGATAACGGGACTGGG TTTGTAAAGTGTGGCTATGCAGGTTCCAACTTTCCGGAGCACATCTTTCCTGCGCTGGTGGGCAGGCCCATCATCCGTTCTACTGCTAAAGTTGGCAACATTGAGATTAAG GACCTGATGGTGGGGGACGAGGCGAGCGAGCTGCGCTCCATGCTGGAGGTGAACTACCCCATGGAGAACGGCATCGTGCGCAACTGGGACGACATGAAGCACCTGTGGGACTACACCTTCGGCCCCGAGAAGCTGAACATAGACTCGCGCAACTGCAAGATCCTCCTGACGGAGCCGCCCATGAACCCCACCAAGAACCGCGAGAAGATCGTGGAG GTGATGTTTGAGACGTACCAGTTCTCTGGGGTTTATATTGCCATTCAGGCTGTCCTCACATTGTATGCCCAAG gTCTCTTgacgggggtggtggtggattCAGGTGATGGAGTCACCCATATTTGCCCCGTGTATGAGggcttctctcttcctcacctgaCGCGCAGGCTGGACATCGCAGGAAGAGACATCACTCGATATCTTATAAAG CTACTGCTGCTTCGAGGCTACGCCTTCAACCACTCGGCGGACTTCGAGACGGTGCGCATGATGAAGGAGAAGCTGTGCTACGTGGGCTACAACATCGAGCAGGAGCAGAAACTGGCGCTGGAGACCACCGTGCTGGTGGAGTCCTACACG CTCCCCGATGGTAGGGTGATCAAAGTGGGAGGGGAGCGCTTCGAGGCCCCAGAGGCTCTGTTCCAGCCCCACCTGATTAACGTGGAGGGGGTCGGCGTGGCGGAGCTACTCTTCAACACCATTCAGGCCGCAGACATCGACACCAG GGCTGAGTTTTATAAACACATCGTCCTCTCTGGAGGTTCCACCATGTATCCTGGCCTGCCCTCTCGGCTGGAGAGAGAGCTGAAGCAGCTCTACCTGGAGCGGGTGCTGAAGGGAGACGTCGAGAAGCTCTCG AAATTCAAGATCCGCATCGAGGACCCGCCACGGCGCAAACACATGGTGTTCCTGGGCGGGGCCGTGCTGGCCGACATCATGAAAGACAAAGACAACTTCTGGCTGACGAGGGAGGAGTATCAGGAGAAAGGAGTGCGGGTACTGGAGAAGCTGGGCGTCACAGTCAGATAA
- the spred2b gene encoding sprouty-related, EVH1 domain-containing protein 2 isoform X2, which yields MIEETHPNDDSYIVRVKAVVMTRDDSSGGWLAQEGGGLSRVGVCKVMPAELSGHSDFLIHGERLKDKQVILECFVRKDLIYTKATPTFHHWKVDNRKCGLTFQSPADARAFDRGVRKALEDITEGSTTSSSTLQNETELGDDDVFTNATDSSSNSSQKKEPCIQPLATSTLYAPHHPLLEHHLHEHYRTSDRYFLDQAVPRFPRHVSFVDEEEEVVRINPRERAWLTGYEDYRHAAARDRFRQADEADSYVHLDKSEPSKHDYSYPYAGGSEPGHKAGRGAADGAVVATQPPPLKGKRRREEGGERSRCVYCRDVFNHEENRRGRCHYAPDPVRTCIHRVSFMWCADSLLYHCMSDPEGDYSDPCSCDTGDERFCLRWLALLGLSVLAPCLCCYPPLHACHRCGVACGCCGGKHKAVG from the exons ATGATCGAAGAAACACACCCAAACGA tgacaGTTACATTGTGCGCGTCAAAGCGGTGGTCATGACCCGGGACGACTCCAGTGGGGGTTGGCTAGCGCAGGAGGGCGGCGGTCTCAGCAGGGTGGGCGTGTGCAAGGTGATGCCCGCCGAACTGAGCGGCCACAGCGACTTCCTCATCCACGGGGAGCGCCTCAAGGACAAGCAG GTGATCCTGGAATGTTTTGTGCGAAAAGATCTGATCTACACCAAGGCCACGCCCACATTTCACCACTGGAAGGTCGACAACAGGAAGTGTGGCCTCACGTTCCAGAGTCCTGCCGATGCCCGTGCCTTCGACCGCGGCGTGCGAAAGGCCTTGGAGGACATCACGGAAG gTTCCACGACTTCCTCTTCAACGCTCCAGAACGAGACCGAGCTGGGCGACGACGACGTATTCACA AACGCCACCGACAGctcctccaactcctcccaGAAGAAGGAGCCGTGCATACAGCCTCTGGCCACCTCCACCCTGTACGCACCGCACCACCCCCTCCTGGAGCACCACCTCCACGAGCACTACAGGACCTCGGACCGCTACTTCCTGGACCAG GCGGTTCCCCGGTTCCCGCGCCACGTCAGTTTCgtggacgaggaggaggaggtcgtGCGGATCAACCCTCGCGAGCGCGCTTGGCTGACGGGCTACGAGGACTACCGACACGCGGCGGCCCGAGACCGCTTCCGCCAGGCCGACGAGGCGGACTCGTACGTGCACCTGGACAAGAGCGAGCCGTCCAAGCACGACTACAGCTACCCGTACGCGGGCGGCTCCGAGCCGGGCCACAAGGCGGGGCGGGGCGCGGCCGACGGGGCCGTGGTCGCCACGCAGCCTCCCCCCCTCAAGGGCAAGCGGCGTCGGGAGGAGGGGGGCGAGCGCTCGCGCTGCGTGTACTGCCGGGACGTTTTCAACCACGAGGAGAACCGCCGCGGCCGGTGCCACTACGCTCCCGACCCGGTCAGGACGTGCATCCACCGAGTCAGCTTCATGTGGTGCGCCGACAGcctcctctaccactgcatgtcGGACCCGGAGGGCGACTATTCGGACCCGTGCTCGTGCGACACCGGCGACGAGCGCTTCTGCCTGCGTTGGCTGGCCCTGCTGGGCCTGTCGGTGCTGGCTCCCTGCCTGTGCTGCTACCCGCCACTACACGCCTGTCACCGGTGCGGGGTGGCGTGCGGCTGCTGCGGGGGCAAACACAAGGCCGTCGGCTGA
- the spred2b gene encoding sprouty-related, EVH1 domain-containing protein 2 isoform X1: MPRTLFAGLAEMSDSGRDSYIVRVKAVVMTRDDSSGGWLAQEGGGLSRVGVCKVMPAELSGHSDFLIHGERLKDKQVILECFVRKDLIYTKATPTFHHWKVDNRKCGLTFQSPADARAFDRGVRKALEDITEGSTTSSSTLQNETELGDDDVFTNATDSSSNSSQKKEPCIQPLATSTLYAPHHPLLEHHLHEHYRTSDRYFLDQAVPRFPRHVSFVDEEEEVVRINPRERAWLTGYEDYRHAAARDRFRQADEADSYVHLDKSEPSKHDYSYPYAGGSEPGHKAGRGAADGAVVATQPPPLKGKRRREEGGERSRCVYCRDVFNHEENRRGRCHYAPDPVRTCIHRVSFMWCADSLLYHCMSDPEGDYSDPCSCDTGDERFCLRWLALLGLSVLAPCLCCYPPLHACHRCGVACGCCGGKHKAVG, from the exons ATGCCCCGAACACTGTTTGCCGGACTCGCAGAGATGAGTGATAGCGGCCG tgacaGTTACATTGTGCGCGTCAAAGCGGTGGTCATGACCCGGGACGACTCCAGTGGGGGTTGGCTAGCGCAGGAGGGCGGCGGTCTCAGCAGGGTGGGCGTGTGCAAGGTGATGCCCGCCGAACTGAGCGGCCACAGCGACTTCCTCATCCACGGGGAGCGCCTCAAGGACAAGCAG GTGATCCTGGAATGTTTTGTGCGAAAAGATCTGATCTACACCAAGGCCACGCCCACATTTCACCACTGGAAGGTCGACAACAGGAAGTGTGGCCTCACGTTCCAGAGTCCTGCCGATGCCCGTGCCTTCGACCGCGGCGTGCGAAAGGCCTTGGAGGACATCACGGAAG gTTCCACGACTTCCTCTTCAACGCTCCAGAACGAGACCGAGCTGGGCGACGACGACGTATTCACA AACGCCACCGACAGctcctccaactcctcccaGAAGAAGGAGCCGTGCATACAGCCTCTGGCCACCTCCACCCTGTACGCACCGCACCACCCCCTCCTGGAGCACCACCTCCACGAGCACTACAGGACCTCGGACCGCTACTTCCTGGACCAG GCGGTTCCCCGGTTCCCGCGCCACGTCAGTTTCgtggacgaggaggaggaggtcgtGCGGATCAACCCTCGCGAGCGCGCTTGGCTGACGGGCTACGAGGACTACCGACACGCGGCGGCCCGAGACCGCTTCCGCCAGGCCGACGAGGCGGACTCGTACGTGCACCTGGACAAGAGCGAGCCGTCCAAGCACGACTACAGCTACCCGTACGCGGGCGGCTCCGAGCCGGGCCACAAGGCGGGGCGGGGCGCGGCCGACGGGGCCGTGGTCGCCACGCAGCCTCCCCCCCTCAAGGGCAAGCGGCGTCGGGAGGAGGGGGGCGAGCGCTCGCGCTGCGTGTACTGCCGGGACGTTTTCAACCACGAGGAGAACCGCCGCGGCCGGTGCCACTACGCTCCCGACCCGGTCAGGACGTGCATCCACCGAGTCAGCTTCATGTGGTGCGCCGACAGcctcctctaccactgcatgtcGGACCCGGAGGGCGACTATTCGGACCCGTGCTCGTGCGACACCGGCGACGAGCGCTTCTGCCTGCGTTGGCTGGCCCTGCTGGGCCTGTCGGTGCTGGCTCCCTGCCTGTGCTGCTACCCGCCACTACACGCCTGTCACCGGTGCGGGGTGGCGTGCGGCTGCTGCGGGGGCAAACACAAGGCCGTCGGCTGA